The DNA region TCCTCGCGAGAGACGAGTTCGTCGTCGCCCGTGCGGAGTTCGTGCTCGCTCGCCGCGATCTGTTTCCAGCCTTCACGGGAGAACTCGGGGTGTTTGACCGCATCGCGCGCGGCGTACCGGAGGAACTCGCTCCGGGAGTTGAATCCCTGCTCCTCCCAGGTCGCGTCGATATCGTCTAAGAACGCCTGCGTGAGGCGGAGATTAATCTGGACGGTCTCCGGTCCGTCGTCGCCGGATGGACTCTCTGCACCGGACATGATATACAGGTGCTTTACGCGCGCATATTGATAAGCGTTCCCTCGACCTCGACGCTGAGCACAACGAGCGGTCAGAGAGTTCGCGCTCAGGTGAGCGGCTGGTAGTAGGGGAGTTCGAAGTGTGGGACGTGGACGCCGAGGAGGGCGAGGCTGTGGGCGATGGGCATCCAGGCGAGGAGGAGGAAGGCAAGGCCGAGCGCGCGGTGGAGGCGGGTTCGGGTGGCGGCGTCGACGGAGCCGAGGACGGTGGCGTAGAGGAAGACGGCGGGGACGGTGCCGAGGCCGAGGGCGGCGAGGGCGACGACGCCGGTGAGCGGGTCGCCGCGGGCGAGGGCGTAGAGGAAGGCGGGATAGATGAGGGGACAGGGGAGGAGGCCGTGGAGGAGGCCGAGACCCACAATCCGGGAGGAGCCGGCCCAGGCGTCGACGCGCGTGGAGAGGGTGGCGACGTGGCGGTCGAGGGGCGTGGAGACGTGACCGAGAAGGCCGGGGCGGCCGGAGAGGTAGGCGAGACCCGTGGAGAGGACGAAGCCGCCGACGAGGAGGCCGGTGACGGCGCGGAGCCCGGTGCCGGCGGCGAGGACGACGTCGACGGTCGAGTAGGCGGTCGCGCCGAGGAGGCCGAAGAGGCCGCCGATGGCGGCGTAGCTGGCGGTGCGGCCGAGGTTGAAGAGCGCGTGTTGGCGGAGTTCGAACCAGGTGGGGGCCGAGTCGTCGGTGGCGAACTGGCGGGTGTAGGCGGTGACGAGGGGGCCGCACATCCCGATGCAGTGCGCGCCGCCGAAGACGCCGATGAGGAGGAAGACGCCGAGTTCGACGCGACCGGCGGTGAGCGCGCCGCCCGCGTGGAGCGGGAGGAAGAGCGGGGAGAACGCGGAGGACGGCGGGAGCGAAGAGAACGCGAAGAGCGGCGGGGCGAGCGGGGGTGTCACTCGCCGAGGGTTCGGTCGGGCATCTCGATGAAGGCGGTTTCGTAGCCTTCGTGGCGGGCGAACTGGGGCGGGGTGTCGACGTGGAGGGTGACCGCTCGCGGGGGTGCGTCGAGGACGACGCCGTAGTGGGAGCCGAGGGCGGGGTCGAGGGTTTCGGTGAGGTCGCGGGTCTCACCAGCGATGGTGGCGGAGAGGCCCATGCGGGGGAGCGGGTAGCGGTTGTAGGGCGTTCGGGGGGAGACAGCGAGGTAGGACTGTGAGTCGCTTCCGCCGAAGCGGGTGGCGTCGTCGAGGACGGTGGCGACGACGACGGCGTCGCCGGTGCTGGCGGAGCCGAGAGCAGTGCCGGGGAGCGCGGACGGCGCGGGGGCGCGACTGCTGGGGAGCATCCCCATCTCCATGTGGTCGACCGCGCCGCGCGTCCCCTGCTTCTCGGAGAGGCGAGTGAAGGAGACCTCGTTGAGCTTTCTGGTGCTGTAGTCGAGGGTGAAGTCGAAGGAGAGCGACGGCGGGTTTCGGAGCGCGCCGGTACGGCGAGTAGCGGGTTCGCCGACGTCGACCGTGACGTCGTAGGTGCCGTCCCCGGGGAGGGAGACGTTGTCGCCGAAGTGCCAGCCCATCGGCTGGGAGAGCATCGGCCACGGGCGATTCGACACGACCTCCTCGCCGTCGCGCATGGCGGTGACGTTCAAGCTGACGTCGGTGAGCATCCGCCCGGACGCTGCGTGCCAGACGACGGGCATGACGTGCATCGTGTCGTCGTCGGCGATTTCGACCGTATTCGTGTGGGTGCCGGTGAGGAGCCAGAAGCGATGCGGGTAGGTGTAGGCGAACGCGCAGGCGTACCCGGATGCTTTCGCCATGCCGCTCATCTGCATTCCTTCGACGTGCGTCGGGTAGTAGACGGCGTCCGGGCGGTCCTCGACGAGCGGCGGGGCGGCGCGCTGGCTCGGTCGGAGGTCGAAGAGGTCCGTGCAGCCGGCGAGGCCGGCCGCGCCCGCGGCGGAGAGCGCGCCGAGGAGTCGGCGTCTACGCATCGAGACCCTCCGGAGTGGGGAGCGCGCGAATCGAGCGGGGCGGAACGAGGTAGTTGCCTCGGTGCGTGACGTCGATGTACTGGAGGATGCCGTTGTTGTTGCGCTGGCCGACGGGCGTGGACTCGGCGAGGTCGGTGCCGTTCATCGCTTCGCGCGTCCGCACGAACTCGTCGATGGTGCGCTGGAAGGAGAGGAAGTGGAGGCCGGCGTGACCGCCGTCGGTGGAGTCGAAGTCGCGGCGGAGGAGGAGCGGGCGGTCGTTCTCGCGGAGACTGAACAGCTTCTGGGCGTGGCCGACGAGGCCGTCTTCGTTCGCGGCGTCTTCGGCGGGTTTGGCCTGGTCCATCGCCGCGTCAGTGCCGAGGTTGTCGCCGACGCCGTCGACGACGCCGTGTTTCGCGTGGTAGGGGGCGAACATCTTGCCGACGCGCTGGTAGCGGTCGTCCTGCTCGTACCACTGCCCGAGGTCGAGCGTCATGTGGGAGGCGTGGAGGGTCGTGCCGCCCGCGAAGGCCCCCTCGGGGATGGTGACGCGGTCCTCGGGGGCCTGCGTCTGCCGGTAGTCGGATTTGAACCCCATGTAGAGCGGGGCGTCCTCGGGAACGGGCTCGGAGTCGGGGACGCCGTCGACGTCCTGGTGGGCGGCGGGCTGGCCCGCGCCCTTGAAGCCCGTGCGCCGCGTCGCGACCGAGAACACCTCGGTGAGCGCGCCCGCGACGTCGACGCCGTTCAGCGTCTCCGCCTCGCCAGTGAGGGCTTCCTCGGCGGCGAGGAGGACGTGGCCGTGGTCGCTCGCCAGGTAGAGCACCGCGTCGGGCGTGTCGAGGACGGGGTCCTCGAAGGACGCCAACGCCTCGGGCGCGGGAAGCTCGACGCCCGATAGTTCGGCGTCGAAGCGCTCGAAGTACGCGGGCGAGTACGCCATCGCCGAGAGCAACCCAGTATTACTCCACGCGTACGCCCGGTCGAGCGTCCCGAGCGCGTTTGCGACGGTCTCCCGTTCTCCCTGCGTCGGCGTGCCGTCGCCGTCGTAGTCGAAGAGTAAGAGGAGGCGGTGCGTCGGCGGCGCGGCGTTCCCCGCGTCGTCCCGCGCGAGAGAGTCGCCCCACGCGTGCTGGCGCTCGGGAACGCTCGAAACGTCCCCCGTCGGCACGTCCGGATTCTCCGTCCGGTCCAGACACGCAGAAAGCGCGCTCGCGCCCCCGATGGCGACCGCGGCCTTCACGAACGACCGCCGGTCGAGCCCCTTTCCCCGATGCATATACACACTGCTTCGAGACGGCCCCGTTACGGCGTTCTGGTACACCCATCGAACAGAGCGAAAACAAATATCCAGCACCATAGATATATGTTCTATCCGCCCGTAGCTAGTAGTATGTCCGAGAGGGGGAACGAGAACACACAGTCGTCGATGACACGCGGAGAGCGCGTCCGCGCAGCAGCCCGCACGCTACGTACGCCCCGGACCGCCTCTTGGGTCGCCGACGAGACCGGCGTCTCAGTCAAGACCGCCCAGAAGTACCTCGACCAGCTCGTCGAAGACAACGTCCTGCGGCGAATCGAACAGGGCGACCAGACGTGCTACTGCGTCGATCAGCTCATGGCGACCTATCGCGAAATCGCCGCCCTCCAGCGTGAACACGACCGGGAAGCGCTTACGTCCGCGCTCGAATCCATGCGTGAGAAGATTACGGAGTGGCAGGTCTCGTACGACGTCGAAACCCCGGGCGAGCTCCGTGCGAGTATCGCCGACCTCGACGACGCCGAGGAAATCGAAACGCGCCGAGAGACGGCCGCCGAGTGGGAGCACCTCGACGAGCGCATCCCCGTCGTTCGCGCCGCCCTCACCGAGTACGACTGGGCGAGCGAGCACGACACAATCCCTGTCTGATGGGGCTCTCCGGGACAATCGACACCTCGGTCTACGAAGGGGTCAAAGACATCCTGCAGCGAGATCCACGGATTACGCGCGTCACGTATGAGCCTGACAGTATCGTCAAGCGGTTCCTCCGCGCGAAAA from Halocalculus aciditolerans includes:
- a CDS encoding ribbon-helix-helix domain-containing protein, with protein sequence MSGAESPSGDDGPETVQINLRLTQAFLDDIDATWEEQGFNSRSEFLRYAARDAVKHPEFSREGWKQIAASEHELRTGDDELVSREEVLAMMGDAADD
- a CDS encoding sulfite exporter TauE/SafE family protein, producing the protein MTPPLAPPLFAFSSLPPSSAFSPLFLPLHAGGALTAGRVELGVFLLIGVFGGAHCIGMCGPLVTAYTRQFATDDSAPTWFELRQHALFNLGRTASYAAIGGLFGLLGATAYSTVDVVLAAGTGLRAVTGLLVGGFVLSTGLAYLSGRPGLLGHVSTPLDRHVATLSTRVDAWAGSSRIVGLGLLHGLLPCPLIYPAFLYALARGDPLTGVVALAALGLGTVPAVFLYATVLGSVDAATRTRLHRALGLAFLLLAWMPIAHSLALLGVHVPHFELPYYQPLT
- a CDS encoding iron transporter; translated protein: MRRRRLLGALSAAGAAGLAGCTDLFDLRPSQRAAPPLVEDRPDAVYYPTHVEGMQMSGMAKASGYACAFAYTYPHRFWLLTGTHTNTVEIADDDTMHVMPVVWHAASGRMLTDVSLNVTAMRDGEEVVSNRPWPMLSQPMGWHFGDNVSLPGDGTYDVTVDVGEPATRRTGALRNPPSLSFDFTLDYSTRKLNEVSFTRLSEKQGTRGAVDHMEMGMLPSSRAPAPSALPGTALGSASTGDAVVVATVLDDATRFGGSDSQSYLAVSPRTPYNRYPLPRMGLSATIAGETRDLTETLDPALGSHYGVVLDAPPRAVTLHVDTPPQFARHEGYETAFIEMPDRTLGE
- a CDS encoding DUF7405 family protein; this translates as MHRGKGLDRRSFVKAAVAIGGASALSACLDRTENPDVPTGDVSSVPERQHAWGDSLARDDAGNAAPPTHRLLLLFDYDGDGTPTQGERETVANALGTLDRAYAWSNTGLLSAMAYSPAYFERFDAELSGVELPAPEALASFEDPVLDTPDAVLYLASDHGHVLLAAEEALTGEAETLNGVDVAGALTEVFSVATRRTGFKGAGQPAAHQDVDGVPDSEPVPEDAPLYMGFKSDYRQTQAPEDRVTIPEGAFAGGTTLHASHMTLDLGQWYEQDDRYQRVGKMFAPYHAKHGVVDGVGDNLGTDAAMDQAKPAEDAANEDGLVGHAQKLFSLRENDRPLLLRRDFDSTDGGHAGLHFLSFQRTIDEFVRTREAMNGTDLAESTPVGQRNNNGILQYIDVTHRGNYLVPPRSIRALPTPEGLDA
- a CDS encoding DUF7342 family protein, which translates into the protein MSERGNENTQSSMTRGERVRAAARTLRTPRTASWVADETGVSVKTAQKYLDQLVEDNVLRRIEQGDQTCYCVDQLMATYREIAALQREHDREALTSALESMREKITEWQVSYDVETPGELRASIADLDDAEEIETRRETAAEWEHLDERIPVVRAALTEYDWASEHDTIPV